The Anolis carolinensis isolate JA03-04 chromosome 2, rAnoCar3.1.pri, whole genome shotgun sequence genome has a window encoding:
- the kdm5c gene encoding lysine-specific demethylase 5C isoform X5 — protein sequence MECREGPGELSAGGGDCGEKGVKSEKAEQHGDAPPRTERGARGRPEPGDRTLRSPPAEKEKEKGSWGAEHPGEWAERGPPWQTGDSDPILPPEDFLPPPECPVFEPSWAEFSDPLGYIAKIRPIAEKSGICKIRPPADWQPPFAVEVDNFRFTPRIQRLNELEAQTRVKLNYLDQIAKFWEIQGSALKIPNVERRILDLYSLSRIVMEEGGYEAICKDRRWARVAQRLSYPSGKNIGSLLRSHYERIIYPYEMYQSGANLVQCNTHPFDNEEKDKEYKPHSIPLRQSVQPSKFNTYGRRAKRLQQEPEPTEEDIEKNPELKKLQIYGAGPKMLGLGLVAKDKNMRKKDKEMPECPPTVIVKEETPVPETKLEPTSPRGYANVKEELRHSPEPCTKMTMRLRRNHNTQFIESYVCRICARGDEDDKLLLCDGCDDNYHIFCLLPPLPEIPKGVWRCPKCVMAECKRPPEAFGFEQATREYTLQSFGEMADSFKADYFNMPVHMVPTELVEKEFWRLVNSIEEDVTVEYGADIHSKEFGSGFPINDGKRQLSPEEEEYAASGWNLNVMPVLKQSVLCHINADISGMKVPWLYVGMVFSAFCWHIEDHWSYSINYLHWGEPKTWYGVPSFAAEHLEDVMKKLTPELFESQPDLLHQLVTLMNPNTLMAHGVPVVRTNQCAGEFVITFPRAYHSGFNQGYNFAEAVNFCTADWLPAGRQCIEHYRRLRRYCVFSHEELICKMAACPERLDLNLAAAVHKEMFILVQEERKLRKALLDKGITEAEREAFELLPDDERQCDKCKTTCFLSALACYDCPDCLVCLYHINDLCKCPSSRQYLRYRYTLDELPAMLHKLKVRAECFDTWANKVRIALEVEDGRKRTLEELRSLESEARERKFPENELLHRLKSCLSEAEKCVSEALGLISSQETGEPSVHMTVEELRAFLEQMNNLPCVMHQIKDVQAVLEKVETFQAEVQEALQGLPGNSPELHKLLAQGTRLGVEVPEMERLEKQVQQAVWLEEVKQTLRSPQDKVTLSVMRALITSGHGVAPSPAVEKAMAELQELLTIAQRWEEKAQMCLEARQKHPPATLEAIIKEAENIPVHLPNILSLKEALSKAQAWIADVEEIQNGDHYPCLDDLEGLVAVGRDLPVHLEELRYLELQVTTAHSWREKASKTFLKKNSCYTLLEVLCPCADADSDSVKRMKWQKEKEPSLYKSDTESLGLSAQDLRDPGSVILAFKEGEQKEKAGMLRLRQSNAQKPVPSAHSPLGGQYCVCSQPPSPAMLQCELCQDWFHPTCVAWPHLGSPRPAPAWWEWDAKFLCPLCQRSRRPRLETILALLVALQKLPVRLPEGEALQCLTERAITWQDRARQLLASSDVVTALERLAELRQRLVGDSAKEGSALKESSCNEQTKVSVENGDSTAPEKNSSPPSDLEVLGSYLPQLQGPVLELSDAIRLPLEELLMEGDLLEVTLDESQSIWRLLQAAYSPQVEKFHQLLDLEQAERRVTRGRGRDSERRRKRKTERGDCPPVPKEELEPKKIRGAEQGLPHGCAPPEAGTDCSHNGVGL from the exons ATGGAGTGCCGCGAGGGACCGGGCGAGCTGAGCGCAGGCGGGGGGGACTGCGGGGAGAAGGGCGTCAAGTCGGAGAAGGCCGAGCAGCACGGAGACGCGCCGCCCAGGACGGAGCGGGGCGCGAGGGGGAGGCCGGAGCCGGGGGACAGGACGCTGCGCTCCCCGCCGGccgagaaggaaaaggagaagggctCCTGGGGGGCAGAGCACCCGGGCGAGTGGGCCGAGCGGGGCCCGCCCTGGCAAACGGGGGACTCCGACCCGATCCTGCCTCCGGAAGACTTCCTCCCGCCCCCCGAGTGTCCCGTCTTCGAGCCCAGCTGGGCCGAATTCAGCGACCCTTTGGGCTACATCGCCAAGATCCGGCCCATTGCAGAGAAGAGCGGCATTTGCAAGATACGCCCTCCCGCG GATTGGCAGCCTCCCTTTGCTGTGGAGGTGGATAACTTCCGGTTTACCCCAAGGATACAGAGGCTTAATGAACTAGAG GCCCAGACCAGGGTAAAGCTGAACTATTTAGACCAGATTGCAAAGTTCTGGGAAATTCAAGGGTCTGCACTGAAAATCCCAAACGTGGAGAGGCGAATCCTTGATTTGTACAGCCTGAGCAGA ATTGTGATGGAAGAAGGTGGATAtgaagccatctgcaaggatcgCCGATGGGCGCGAGTGGCCCAGCGCCTTTCCTATCCATCGGGAAAGAATATTGGCTCTCTTCTTCGTTCCCATTATGAGCGTATTATCTACCCTTATGAAATGTACCAGTCGGGTGCCAACCTGGTG CAGTGCAATACCCATCCATTTGACAATGAGGAAAAGGACAAGGAGTATAAGCCACACAGCATCCCTTTACGCCAGTCAGTCCAGCCTTCGAAGTTCAACACTTATGGACGCCGAGCCAAGCGCCTGCAGCAAGAG CCAGAGCCAACAGAAGAAGACATTGAGAAGAACCCAGAGCTGAAAAAACTGCAGATCTATGGTGCTGGCCCCAAGATGCTGGGTCTGGGGCTTGTAGCCAAGGACAAGAACATGCGCAAGAAAG ATAAGGAGATGCCCGAGTGCCCTCCAACAGTGATAGTGAAAGAGGAAACTCCTGTTCCAGAGACGAAGCTTGAGCCCACCTCTCCCAGAGGCTATGCAAATGTGAAAGAGGAATTAAGGCACAGTCCAGAACCTTGCACCAAAATGACAATGCGTCTGCGTCGCAACCACAACACTCAGTTT atTGAGTCTTATGTTTGTCGAATATGTGCACGGGGAGATGAAGATGACAAGCTCTTGTTATGTGATGGATGTGATGACAACTATCACATCTTCTGCCTATTGCCACCCTTGCCCGAGATTCCAAAAGGGGTCTGGCGGTGTCCCAAATGCGTCATGGCG GAATGCAAGAGACCTCCAGAAGCTTTTGGGTTTGAGCAGGCTACTCGGGAGTACACACTACAGAGTTTTGGAGAGATGGCAGATTCTTTCAAGGCTGACTACTTCAACATGCCTGTGCAT ATGGTGCCAACAGAGCTGGTAGAAAAGGAGTTCTGGCGATTGGTAAACAGCATTGAGGAAGATGTAACAGTTGAATATGGTGCTGACATCCATTCCAAGGAATTCGGAAGTGGCTTCCCTATTAATGATGGCAAAAGGCAGCTCTCTCCAGAGGAAGAG GAGTATGCAGCCAGTGGTTGGAACCTCAACGTGATGCCAGTCCTGAAACAGTCGGTGCTCTGCCACATCAATGCCGATATTTCAGGCATGAAGGTCCCGTGGTTGTATGTGGGCATGGTATTTTCTGCTTTCTGCTGGCATATAGAGGATCACTGGAGCTACTCTATTAACTACCTCCACTG GGGTGAGCCCAAGACCTGGTATGGGGTCCCTTCCTTTGCAGCTGAACATCTGGAAGATGTCATGAAGAAATTGACCCCAGAGCTGTTTGAGAGCCAGCCGGACCTGCTGCATCAGTTGGTGACACTCATGAACCCCAACACACTAATGGCTCATGGTGTACCG GTTGTGCGGACCAATCAGTGTGCAGGAGAATTTGTCATTACGTTCCCTAGAGCCTACCACAGCGGTTTCAACCAGGGCTATAACTTTGCTGAAGCTGTCAACTTCTGCACTGCTGACTGG TTGCCAGCTGGTCGGCAGTGCATAGAGCACTACCGCCGCCTCCGCCGCTACTGTGTATTCTCACATGAAGAGCTCATCTGCAAGATGGCTGCTTGTCCTGAGAGGCTGGACCTGAACTTGGCAGCTGCTGTGCACAAAGAGATGTTTATCTTGGTGCAAGAAGAGCGTAAACTGCGCAAGGCTCTCCTTGACAAG GGCATCACAGAAGCAGAGCGAGAGGCCTTTGAGTTGCTTCCAGACGATGAGCGACAGTGTGACAAATGCAAGACGACGTGCTTTCTGTCAGCACTTGCTTGCTATGACTGCCCGGATTGTCTTGTTTGCCTCTACCATATCAACGACCTCTGCAAATGCCCCAGCAGCAGGCAATATCTCAG GTACCGGTATACTCTGGATGAACTACCAGCCATGTTACACAAGCTGAAGGTTCGAGCAGAGTGCTTTGACACGTGGGCCAACAAAGTTCGAATTGCTTTAGAAGTGGAAGATGGGCGCAAGAGAA CCTTGGAAGAACTACGTTCATTGGAGTCGGAAGCACGTGAGAGGAAGTTTCCAGAGAATGAACTGCTTCACCGGCTCAAGAGTTGTTTGAGTGAAGCAGAGAAATGTGTCTCAGAAGCCCTGGGCTTGATAAGCAGCCAAGAAACAGG GGAACCATCAGTCCATATGACAGTGGAGGAATTGCGTGCCTTCCTAGAGCAAATGAACAACTTGCCCTGTGTCATGCACCAGATAAAGGATGTCCAG GCTGTGTTGGAGAAAGTGGAGACTTTTCAAGCAGAGGTTCAGGAGGCACTGCAGGGTCTCCCAGGCAACTCTCCAGAGCTGCATAAGCTGTTAGCGCAGGGCACACGACTTGGGGTGGAAGTGCCAGAGATGGAACGACTGGAGAAGCAGGTGCAACAAGCTGTCTGGCTGGAAGAGGTCAAGCAGACTCTGCGTTCGCCCCAGGATAAAGTCACACTGTCTGTCATGCGGGCACTCATCACCTCTGGCCATGGAGTCGCCCCCAGCCCAGCTGTGGAGAAGGCCATGGCTGAGCTGCAAGAGTTACTCACCATTGCCCAGCGTTGGGAGGAAAAAGCGCAAATGTGCCTGGAGGCCAG GCAAAAGCACCCACCAGCCACACTAGAGGCCATCATCAAGGAGGCAGAGAACATCCCAGTCCATCTGCCCAACATCCTGTCTCTCAAAGAGGCTCTGTCTAAGGCCCAGGCATGGATTGCTGATGTGGAGGAGATCCAG AATGGAGACCATTATCCCTGCCTGGATGACCTGGAGGGGCTTGTGGCTGTGGGTAGGGATTTGCCCGTGCATCTTGAAGAACTGCGTTACTTGGAATTACAAGTGACGACAGCACATTCCTGGCGGGAAAAGGCCTCCAAGACCTTCCTAAAGAAGAACTCCTGCTACACATTGCTCGAG GTGCTGTGCCCGTGTGCTGATGCTGACTCTGACAGCGTCAAGCGCATGAAGTGGCAGAAGGAGAAAGAACCGAGCCTGTACAAATCCGACACAGAGAGCCTGGGCCTCTCTGCACAAGACCTCAGGGACCCTGGCTCAGTT ATCCTGGCCTTCAAAGAAGGGGAACAGAAGGAGAAAGCAGGGATGCTGCGCCTGCGCCAATCAAATGCCCAGAAGCCTGTGCCGTCAGCACATAGTCCTCTGGGAGGCCAGTACTGTGTGTGTTCCCAGCCTCCAAGCCCTGCCATGTTGCAGTGCGAACTGTGTCAGGACTGGTTCCACCCCACCTGTGTGGCGTGGCCCCACTTGGGCAGCCCCCGTCCTGCTCCTGCGTGGTGGGAATGGGATGCCAAATTCCTGTGCCCGCTGTGCCAGCGTTCTCGCCGGCCTCGCCTGGAAACAATTCTGGCCCTGCTTGTGGCTCTACAGAAGCTCCCTGTACGGCTGCCTGAGGGAGAAGCCCTGCAGTGCTTGACGGAGCGAGCTATTACGTGGCAGGACCGTGCCCGTCAGCTCCTCGCCTCCTCGGATGTCGTTACGGCCTTGGAGCGCCTAGCAGAGCTGCGGCAGCGGCTGGTTGGGGATTCTGCCAAGGAAGGAAGTGCACTCAAAGAGAGCAGCTGCAACGAACAGACTAAG gTTTCAGTGGAGAATGGGGACTCCACTGCTCCAGAAAAGAACAGCTCCCCTCCCTCAG ACTTGGAGGTGCTCGGTTCTTACCTGCCACAGCTGCAGGGCCCTGTACTGGAGCTGTCCGATGCCATCCGTCTTCCCTTAGAGGAGCTGCTAATGGAGGGTGACCTTCTCGAGGTGACATTAGATGAGAGCCAGAGCATTTGGCGCCTGCTCCAGGCAGCCTATTCccctcaggttgagaaattcCACCAGCTGCTGGAT CTGGAACAAGCAGAGCGACGTGTCACCCGTGGGCGAGGGCGGGATTCAGAGCGACGGCGGAAACGCAAGACAGAGCGGGGTGACTGCCCGCCCGTGCCCAAGGAGGAACTAGAGCCAAAGAAGATCCGGGGGGCGGAGCAAGGGCTGCCCCATGGTTGTGCTCCCCCTGAAGCAGGCACCGATTGCAGCCACAATGGAGTTGGG TTGTGA
- the kdm5c gene encoding lysine-specific demethylase 5C isoform X6, giving the protein MECREGPGELSAGGGDCGEKGVKSEKAEQHGDAPPRTERGARGRPEPGDRTLRSPPAEKEKEKGSWGAEHPGEWAERGPPWQTGDSDPILPPEDFLPPPECPVFEPSWAEFSDPLGYIAKIRPIAEKSGICKIRPPADWQPPFAVEVDNFRFTPRIQRLNELEAQTRVKLNYLDQIAKFWEIQGSALKIPNVERRILDLYSLSRIVMEEGGYEAICKDRRWARVAQRLSYPSGKNIGSLLRSHYERIIYPYEMYQSGANLVCNTHPFDNEEKDKEYKPHSIPLRQSVQPSKFNTYGRRAKRLQQEPEPTEEDIEKNPELKKLQIYGAGPKMLGLGLVAKDKNMRKKDKEMPECPPTVIVKEETPVPETKLEPTSPRGYANVKEELRHSPEPCTKMTMRLRRNHNTQFIESYVCRICARGDEDDKLLLCDGCDDNYHIFCLLPPLPEIPKGVWRCPKCVMAECKRPPEAFGFEQATREYTLQSFGEMADSFKADYFNMPVHMVPTELVEKEFWRLVNSIEEDVTVEYGADIHSKEFGSGFPINDGKRQLSPEEEEYAASGWNLNVMPVLKQSVLCHINADISGMKVPWLYVGMVFSAFCWHIEDHWSYSINYLHWGEPKTWYGVPSFAAEHLEDVMKKLTPELFESQPDLLHQLVTLMNPNTLMAHGVPVVRTNQCAGEFVITFPRAYHSGFNQGYNFAEAVNFCTADWLPAGRQCIEHYRRLRRYCVFSHEELICKMAACPERLDLNLAAAVHKEMFILVQEERKLRKALLDKGITEAEREAFELLPDDERQCDKCKTTCFLSALACYDCPDCLVCLYHINDLCKCPSSRQYLRYRYTLDELPAMLHKLKVRAECFDTWANKVRIALEVEDGRKRTLEELRSLESEARERKFPENELLHRLKSCLSEAEKCVSEALGLISSQETGEPSVHMTVEELRAFLEQMNNLPCVMHQIKDVQAVLEKVETFQAEVQEALQGLPGNSPELHKLLAQGTRLGVEVPEMERLEKQVQQAVWLEEVKQTLRSPQDKVTLSVMRALITSGHGVAPSPAVEKAMAELQELLTIAQRWEEKAQMCLEARQKHPPATLEAIIKEAENIPVHLPNILSLKEALSKAQAWIADVEEIQNGDHYPCLDDLEGLVAVGRDLPVHLEELRYLELQVTTAHSWREKASKTFLKKNSCYTLLEVLCPCADADSDSVKRMKWQKEKEPSLYKSDTESLGLSAQDLRDPGSVQILAFKEGEQKEKAGMLRLRQSNAQKPVPSAHSPLGGQYCVCSQPPSPAMLQCELCQDWFHPTCVAWPHLGSPRPAPAWWEWDAKFLCPLCQRSRRPRLETILALLVALQKLPVRLPEGEALQCLTERAITWQDRARQLLASSDVVTALERLAELRQRLVGDSAKEGSALKESSCNEQTKVSVENGDSTAPEKNSSPPSDLEVLGSYLPQLQGPVLELSDAIRLPLEELLMEGDLLEVTLDESQSIWRLLQAAYSPQVEKFHQLLDLEQAERRVTRGRGRDSERRRKRKTERGDCPPVPKEELEPKKIRGAEQGLPHGCAPPEAGTDCSHNGVGL; this is encoded by the exons ATGGAGTGCCGCGAGGGACCGGGCGAGCTGAGCGCAGGCGGGGGGGACTGCGGGGAGAAGGGCGTCAAGTCGGAGAAGGCCGAGCAGCACGGAGACGCGCCGCCCAGGACGGAGCGGGGCGCGAGGGGGAGGCCGGAGCCGGGGGACAGGACGCTGCGCTCCCCGCCGGccgagaaggaaaaggagaagggctCCTGGGGGGCAGAGCACCCGGGCGAGTGGGCCGAGCGGGGCCCGCCCTGGCAAACGGGGGACTCCGACCCGATCCTGCCTCCGGAAGACTTCCTCCCGCCCCCCGAGTGTCCCGTCTTCGAGCCCAGCTGGGCCGAATTCAGCGACCCTTTGGGCTACATCGCCAAGATCCGGCCCATTGCAGAGAAGAGCGGCATTTGCAAGATACGCCCTCCCGCG GATTGGCAGCCTCCCTTTGCTGTGGAGGTGGATAACTTCCGGTTTACCCCAAGGATACAGAGGCTTAATGAACTAGAG GCCCAGACCAGGGTAAAGCTGAACTATTTAGACCAGATTGCAAAGTTCTGGGAAATTCAAGGGTCTGCACTGAAAATCCCAAACGTGGAGAGGCGAATCCTTGATTTGTACAGCCTGAGCAGA ATTGTGATGGAAGAAGGTGGATAtgaagccatctgcaaggatcgCCGATGGGCGCGAGTGGCCCAGCGCCTTTCCTATCCATCGGGAAAGAATATTGGCTCTCTTCTTCGTTCCCATTATGAGCGTATTATCTACCCTTATGAAATGTACCAGTCGGGTGCCAACCTGGTG TGCAATACCCATCCATTTGACAATGAGGAAAAGGACAAGGAGTATAAGCCACACAGCATCCCTTTACGCCAGTCAGTCCAGCCTTCGAAGTTCAACACTTATGGACGCCGAGCCAAGCGCCTGCAGCAAGAG CCAGAGCCAACAGAAGAAGACATTGAGAAGAACCCAGAGCTGAAAAAACTGCAGATCTATGGTGCTGGCCCCAAGATGCTGGGTCTGGGGCTTGTAGCCAAGGACAAGAACATGCGCAAGAAAG ATAAGGAGATGCCCGAGTGCCCTCCAACAGTGATAGTGAAAGAGGAAACTCCTGTTCCAGAGACGAAGCTTGAGCCCACCTCTCCCAGAGGCTATGCAAATGTGAAAGAGGAATTAAGGCACAGTCCAGAACCTTGCACCAAAATGACAATGCGTCTGCGTCGCAACCACAACACTCAGTTT atTGAGTCTTATGTTTGTCGAATATGTGCACGGGGAGATGAAGATGACAAGCTCTTGTTATGTGATGGATGTGATGACAACTATCACATCTTCTGCCTATTGCCACCCTTGCCCGAGATTCCAAAAGGGGTCTGGCGGTGTCCCAAATGCGTCATGGCG GAATGCAAGAGACCTCCAGAAGCTTTTGGGTTTGAGCAGGCTACTCGGGAGTACACACTACAGAGTTTTGGAGAGATGGCAGATTCTTTCAAGGCTGACTACTTCAACATGCCTGTGCAT ATGGTGCCAACAGAGCTGGTAGAAAAGGAGTTCTGGCGATTGGTAAACAGCATTGAGGAAGATGTAACAGTTGAATATGGTGCTGACATCCATTCCAAGGAATTCGGAAGTGGCTTCCCTATTAATGATGGCAAAAGGCAGCTCTCTCCAGAGGAAGAG GAGTATGCAGCCAGTGGTTGGAACCTCAACGTGATGCCAGTCCTGAAACAGTCGGTGCTCTGCCACATCAATGCCGATATTTCAGGCATGAAGGTCCCGTGGTTGTATGTGGGCATGGTATTTTCTGCTTTCTGCTGGCATATAGAGGATCACTGGAGCTACTCTATTAACTACCTCCACTG GGGTGAGCCCAAGACCTGGTATGGGGTCCCTTCCTTTGCAGCTGAACATCTGGAAGATGTCATGAAGAAATTGACCCCAGAGCTGTTTGAGAGCCAGCCGGACCTGCTGCATCAGTTGGTGACACTCATGAACCCCAACACACTAATGGCTCATGGTGTACCG GTTGTGCGGACCAATCAGTGTGCAGGAGAATTTGTCATTACGTTCCCTAGAGCCTACCACAGCGGTTTCAACCAGGGCTATAACTTTGCTGAAGCTGTCAACTTCTGCACTGCTGACTGG TTGCCAGCTGGTCGGCAGTGCATAGAGCACTACCGCCGCCTCCGCCGCTACTGTGTATTCTCACATGAAGAGCTCATCTGCAAGATGGCTGCTTGTCCTGAGAGGCTGGACCTGAACTTGGCAGCTGCTGTGCACAAAGAGATGTTTATCTTGGTGCAAGAAGAGCGTAAACTGCGCAAGGCTCTCCTTGACAAG GGCATCACAGAAGCAGAGCGAGAGGCCTTTGAGTTGCTTCCAGACGATGAGCGACAGTGTGACAAATGCAAGACGACGTGCTTTCTGTCAGCACTTGCTTGCTATGACTGCCCGGATTGTCTTGTTTGCCTCTACCATATCAACGACCTCTGCAAATGCCCCAGCAGCAGGCAATATCTCAG GTACCGGTATACTCTGGATGAACTACCAGCCATGTTACACAAGCTGAAGGTTCGAGCAGAGTGCTTTGACACGTGGGCCAACAAAGTTCGAATTGCTTTAGAAGTGGAAGATGGGCGCAAGAGAA CCTTGGAAGAACTACGTTCATTGGAGTCGGAAGCACGTGAGAGGAAGTTTCCAGAGAATGAACTGCTTCACCGGCTCAAGAGTTGTTTGAGTGAAGCAGAGAAATGTGTCTCAGAAGCCCTGGGCTTGATAAGCAGCCAAGAAACAGG GGAACCATCAGTCCATATGACAGTGGAGGAATTGCGTGCCTTCCTAGAGCAAATGAACAACTTGCCCTGTGTCATGCACCAGATAAAGGATGTCCAG GCTGTGTTGGAGAAAGTGGAGACTTTTCAAGCAGAGGTTCAGGAGGCACTGCAGGGTCTCCCAGGCAACTCTCCAGAGCTGCATAAGCTGTTAGCGCAGGGCACACGACTTGGGGTGGAAGTGCCAGAGATGGAACGACTGGAGAAGCAGGTGCAACAAGCTGTCTGGCTGGAAGAGGTCAAGCAGACTCTGCGTTCGCCCCAGGATAAAGTCACACTGTCTGTCATGCGGGCACTCATCACCTCTGGCCATGGAGTCGCCCCCAGCCCAGCTGTGGAGAAGGCCATGGCTGAGCTGCAAGAGTTACTCACCATTGCCCAGCGTTGGGAGGAAAAAGCGCAAATGTGCCTGGAGGCCAG GCAAAAGCACCCACCAGCCACACTAGAGGCCATCATCAAGGAGGCAGAGAACATCCCAGTCCATCTGCCCAACATCCTGTCTCTCAAAGAGGCTCTGTCTAAGGCCCAGGCATGGATTGCTGATGTGGAGGAGATCCAG AATGGAGACCATTATCCCTGCCTGGATGACCTGGAGGGGCTTGTGGCTGTGGGTAGGGATTTGCCCGTGCATCTTGAAGAACTGCGTTACTTGGAATTACAAGTGACGACAGCACATTCCTGGCGGGAAAAGGCCTCCAAGACCTTCCTAAAGAAGAACTCCTGCTACACATTGCTCGAG GTGCTGTGCCCGTGTGCTGATGCTGACTCTGACAGCGTCAAGCGCATGAAGTGGCAGAAGGAGAAAGAACCGAGCCTGTACAAATCCGACACAGAGAGCCTGGGCCTCTCTGCACAAGACCTCAGGGACCCTGGCTCAGTT CAGATCCTGGCCTTCAAAGAAGGGGAACAGAAGGAGAAAGCAGGGATGCTGCGCCTGCGCCAATCAAATGCCCAGAAGCCTGTGCCGTCAGCACATAGTCCTCTGGGAGGCCAGTACTGTGTGTGTTCCCAGCCTCCAAGCCCTGCCATGTTGCAGTGCGAACTGTGTCAGGACTGGTTCCACCCCACCTGTGTGGCGTGGCCCCACTTGGGCAGCCCCCGTCCTGCTCCTGCGTGGTGGGAATGGGATGCCAAATTCCTGTGCCCGCTGTGCCAGCGTTCTCGCCGGCCTCGCCTGGAAACAATTCTGGCCCTGCTTGTGGCTCTACAGAAGCTCCCTGTACGGCTGCCTGAGGGAGAAGCCCTGCAGTGCTTGACGGAGCGAGCTATTACGTGGCAGGACCGTGCCCGTCAGCTCCTCGCCTCCTCGGATGTCGTTACGGCCTTGGAGCGCCTAGCAGAGCTGCGGCAGCGGCTGGTTGGGGATTCTGCCAAGGAAGGAAGTGCACTCAAAGAGAGCAGCTGCAACGAACAGACTAAG gTTTCAGTGGAGAATGGGGACTCCACTGCTCCAGAAAAGAACAGCTCCCCTCCCTCAG ACTTGGAGGTGCTCGGTTCTTACCTGCCACAGCTGCAGGGCCCTGTACTGGAGCTGTCCGATGCCATCCGTCTTCCCTTAGAGGAGCTGCTAATGGAGGGTGACCTTCTCGAGGTGACATTAGATGAGAGCCAGAGCATTTGGCGCCTGCTCCAGGCAGCCTATTCccctcaggttgagaaattcCACCAGCTGCTGGAT CTGGAACAAGCAGAGCGACGTGTCACCCGTGGGCGAGGGCGGGATTCAGAGCGACGGCGGAAACGCAAGACAGAGCGGGGTGACTGCCCGCCCGTGCCCAAGGAGGAACTAGAGCCAAAGAAGATCCGGGGGGCGGAGCAAGGGCTGCCCCATGGTTGTGCTCCCCCTGAAGCAGGCACCGATTGCAGCCACAATGGAGTTGGG TTGTGA